The following are encoded together in the Zingiber officinale cultivar Zhangliang chromosome 8A, Zo_v1.1, whole genome shotgun sequence genome:
- the LOC122010964 gene encoding polygalacturonase-like, whose amino-acid sequence MDSNNAILAISLLFSIWCATCVAQSSNVYNVKEHGALGNGKNDDTKSLVFSFVKNAKIKSISSLDSKLFHIHIFSSENFDIESVTINAPGDSPNTDGIHVADSTNVTITDATIGTGDDCISIGPGNSNLTISNVHCGPGHGISVGSLGKNSGETDVLGLTVRNCTLNGTTNGLRIKTWQSSPTLLKAAHFTYEDITMNNVYNPIIIDQEYCPYVSCAEKDPSRVQIYDIKFTNVKGTSSSAEAIKFICSSSFPCQGVILNDIDLHYTGDARGNKTTTSTCANVQGKSNENVKPNPCI is encoded by the exons ATGGATTCGAACAACGCCATCCTTGCAATTAGCTTGTTGTTCTCGATATGGTGCGCTACGTGTGTTGCCCAATCGAGCAATGTTTATAATGTGAAGGAGCATGGAGCACTAGGAAATGGCAAAAATGATGACACAAAG TCATTGGTGTTCAGTTTTGTGAAGAATGCAAAGATCAAAAGCATTTCCTCTTTGGATAGCAAACTGTTCCACATTCATATTTTTTCATCAGAGAATTTCGATATCGAGTCTGTGACCATCAATGCCCCTGGAGACAGCCCAAACACTGATGGCATTCATGTTGCTGATTCCACCAATGTCACAATTACAGATGCCACCATTGGCACTGGGGATGATTGCATCTCCATTGGACCAGGAAATTCCAACCTAACCATCTCTAATGTGCATTGTGGCCCTGGCCATGGCATTAGTGTCGGGAGCCTCGGTAAGAACTCGGGCGAAACCGATGTCCTTGGCTTGACGGTTAGGAATTGCACCTTGAATGGCACGACCAACGGGTTGCGAATCAAGACATGGCAATCTTCTCCGACTCTATTGAAGGCTGCCCACTTTACCTACGAGGACATCACCATGAACAACGTCTACAATCCCATCATAATAGACCAAGAGTATTGCCCCTACGTTTCTTGTGCCGAAAAG GATCCATCTCGTGTTCAAATATATGATATCAAGTTCACAAATGTCAAGGGAACTTCTTCCTCAGCGGAAGCCATCAAGTTCATTTGTAGTAGCTCGTTTCCATGTCAAGGTGTGATACTAAATGATATCGACTTACATTACACCGGCGATGCAAGAGGGAACAAGACGACAACATCAACCTGTGCCAACGTTCAGGGAAAATCAAATGAGAATGTGAAGCCAAATCCATGCATTTGA